In one Bacillota bacterium genomic region, the following are encoded:
- a CDS encoding S8 family serine peptidase has product MVTGQPIKGARVALGSRIAWTDSQGSYALQRVPVVAGTVTMYFSAPGHKSTLRKIDVVPNAEYEVCVSLAGSTATGPGNIEVWGLATLSNAYTPPTVAGLKAPRVRRSQPLAGPDPEYQFARPDAIIVVPRPGSKHAAAAADVNAAGARVVRSSPLSGYILVSIPEGRSAEEFAQELGRLPWVDTAYPDNVVWALGGPVEPNDPGYTQQWHYRAISLPQAWGVTVGFERPVTVAVIDTGVRPEHPDLQGRLDLANARDFVDNDYDPTDEPSAGRASHGTHVAGTIGAATSNGIGVAGVSWGATILPIRVLRPDGSGSESLVADGINWAISRGASVINLSLGQPSFPPLGSVGNTALERAESQGIVVVAAAGNTGTSGVWWPAAHPTTIAVGAVGRQLQKASYSTTGPELDVAAPGGACGNDQFPGTGDPEDRIFSTYYMPGDSAQYGYMQGTSMATPHVSGVVALMLSKLGPMAPAEVRDLIQMTSMDDPGVPGWDPDYGHGIVNAYAAVTASTMDRAIFALVDEEGELQSAADYGGRDRSFSVPCALPGVHSLFGWLDVNENGVVDDGDYVGLQRGVEVTSPGPLFVPLFKLRYFNNLWPTEDLQLISKIDVAALLAGSNARVRVRRIR; this is encoded by the coding sequence TTGGTCACTGGGCAGCCGATCAAAGGGGCCCGGGTTGCGCTAGGCTCCCGGATAGCGTGGACAGACAGTCAGGGATCGTACGCACTCCAGAGGGTACCCGTCGTTGCTGGGACCGTAACCATGTACTTCTCTGCCCCGGGGCACAAGAGCACTCTCAGGAAGATAGATGTTGTCCCGAATGCAGAGTATGAGGTATGTGTGAGCCTCGCGGGCTCCACAGCGACGGGCCCCGGAAACATTGAAGTGTGGGGACTAGCCACTCTGAGTAACGCCTACACCCCGCCCACGGTTGCCGGTCTTAAGGCACCGAGGGTGAGGCGATCTCAGCCCCTCGCGGGACCTGACCCGGAGTATCAGTTCGCCAGGCCCGACGCCATCATCGTCGTACCAAGACCGGGGTCGAAGCATGCGGCGGCGGCCGCGGACGTGAACGCTGCCGGGGCTCGGGTGGTCAGGAGTTCGCCACTCTCAGGATACATCCTGGTAAGCATACCAGAAGGGAGATCTGCAGAGGAATTTGCCCAGGAACTCGGCAGGCTCCCGTGGGTCGACACTGCCTACCCTGACAACGTGGTATGGGCGCTTGGAGGCCCGGTTGAACCGAACGACCCGGGATACACCCAGCAATGGCACTACCGGGCGATAAGCTTGCCCCAGGCGTGGGGCGTGACGGTTGGATTCGAAAGACCCGTTACAGTGGCAGTCATCGATACCGGGGTCAGACCCGAGCATCCTGACCTTCAGGGGCGGCTGGATCTCGCGAACGCGCGGGACTTCGTGGACAACGACTACGACCCTACGGATGAACCAAGTGCGGGGCGCGCAAGTCACGGAACCCACGTGGCCGGGACCATTGGCGCCGCTACCTCCAACGGGATTGGGGTGGCGGGGGTAAGCTGGGGAGCTACGATCCTGCCCATACGAGTGCTCCGCCCTGACGGCAGTGGAAGCGAGTCTCTCGTGGCAGACGGGATCAACTGGGCCATAAGCCGCGGGGCCAGTGTCATCAATCTGAGCCTCGGACAGCCGAGTTTTCCCCCGCTCGGGTCGGTGGGCAACACCGCCCTTGAGCGCGCAGAGAGCCAGGGAATCGTGGTCGTGGCCGCGGCCGGGAACACGGGAACGTCCGGTGTGTGGTGGCCGGCCGCTCACCCGACTACGATAGCGGTTGGCGCCGTGGGGAGGCAGTTGCAAAAGGCGAGCTACTCTACCACAGGCCCGGAATTGGATGTCGCTGCCCCTGGGGGTGCCTGCGGTAACGATCAGTTCCCCGGGACGGGAGATCCAGAAGATAGAATATTCAGCACATACTACATGCCGGGCGATTCCGCCCAGTACGGGTACATGCAAGGCACGTCGATGGCCACTCCTCACGTCTCTGGGGTCGTGGCGCTCATGCTTTCAAAGCTTGGCCCGATGGCCCCGGCCGAGGTAAGGGATCTCATCCAAATGACCTCAATGGATGACCCAGGCGTGCCCGGTTGGGATCCAGACTACGGACACGGAATCGTGAACGCCTACGCCGCTGTGACCGCATCCACTATGGACCGGGCGATATTCGCGCTCGTGGATGAGGAAGGAGAATTGCAGAGCGCTGCGGACTACGGAGGGCGGGACAGGAGCTTCAGCGTCCCGTGCGCACTTCCCGGCGTTCATTCTCTCTTTGGCTGGCTGGATGTGAACGAGAACGGAGTGGTGGATGACGGCGATTACGTTGGGCTTCAGAGAGGAGTCGAGGTGACCTCCCCAGGCCCGCTCTTCGTGCCACTGTTCAAGCTTCGGTACTTCAACAACCTCTGGCCGACCGAAGACCTGCAGCTGATCTCGAAAATCGACGTGGCCGCCCTCCTGGCGGGGTCCAACGCCCGTGTGAGAGTCAGACGCATAAGATAG
- a CDS encoding caspase family protein — MHRTGLEAPVSVERIVVPTRVGVNRLVVMILLVGLLGAGCAPGVLVFGSISGWAYKDSQALSLDGEAVEKIVIMAEQTKSATYSPLQGATVLVQGPTSTQVTTNSSGYFSATSLRPGSYKVTVYHPQYVDWLEVHCTVFPGLDTYVGTRVLGSLHILTIGINEYEGDPSNRLRFAVADAIAARDSLYYGNFLAGQYVQLTDTQAKKLDIIKAIQVVGSRTNANDTFIMFYSGHGAQDGSISPAHEYIIAQDLERISDEELSTWISLYVNAGRRIFVFDSCYSGGMFQSLDFGKNLKRSTGFEVMAKNLSQAGNIVITASAKNEVSWEDGALGRGVFSYYFTQGFDQRIVSGGKQYCVADADRNDLVDATEIYNYVRDQMRAYFGGLPPYPQNPQIYYGPPGSQMNAYLYRIPR; from the coding sequence ATGCACAGAACAGGGCTCGAAGCTCCAGTCTCGGTTGAAAGGATAGTTGTCCCCACGCGTGTGGGGGTGAACCGACTGGTTGTCATGATTCTCTTGGTGGGGTTACTTGGGGCGGGGTGTGCGCCGGGGGTTCTCGTGTTCGGGAGCATCTCTGGTTGGGCGTACAAAGACTCGCAGGCCCTTTCCCTTGATGGTGAAGCCGTTGAGAAGATTGTGATCATGGCGGAGCAGACGAAGAGTGCGACTTACTCGCCTCTGCAGGGAGCCACAGTGTTGGTTCAGGGGCCGACGTCCACTCAGGTTACCACCAACAGTAGCGGGTACTTCTCTGCTACATCTCTACGTCCCGGCAGCTACAAGGTCACTGTTTACCACCCACAGTACGTCGATTGGCTCGAGGTGCACTGCACAGTATTTCCCGGTTTGGACACGTACGTAGGTACAAGGGTTCTGGGTTCTCTGCATATCCTCACAATCGGCATCAATGAATACGAAGGAGATCCTAGCAACCGCCTCAGGTTCGCGGTAGCCGATGCGATCGCCGCCCGCGACAGCCTCTATTACGGGAATTTCTTGGCGGGTCAATATGTGCAATTGACCGACACCCAAGCCAAAAAACTAGACATAATAAAGGCCATACAGGTGGTGGGCTCGCGAACTAACGCGAATGATACATTCATCATGTTCTATTCCGGACATGGGGCACAGGATGGATCCATCTCACCTGCGCATGAGTACATTATTGCCCAAGACCTCGAGCGAATATCCGACGAGGAATTGAGCACCTGGATCTCCTTATATGTGAATGCGGGACGTAGGATATTCGTATTCGATTCCTGCTACTCCGGTGGGATGTTCCAGTCCCTCGACTTCGGCAAGAACCTCAAGCGTTCCACCGGATTTGAGGTCATGGCGAAGAACTTGTCGCAGGCTGGGAACATTGTCATAACGGCGTCTGCGAAGAACGAGGTGTCCTGGGAAGACGGAGCGCTTGGAAGAGGCGTCTTCTCGTACTACTTCACCCAGGGGTTTGACCAGCGGATCGTGTCTGGAGGCAAGCAATACTGCGTGGCAGACGCCGACCGTAACGACCTGGTCGATGCTACGGAGATTTACAATTACGTCAGGGACCAGATGCGAGCATACTTCGGAGGCTTGCCGCCGTATCCGCAGAACCCCCAGATCTACTACGGTCCCCCTGGCAGTCAGATGAACGCGTATCTGTATAGAATCCCCAGGTAA